The Methylocella silvestris BL2 DNA segment AAAATCGACCGCGTGGTCTCCTCGGGCAGAAGTTCGAGGGAGCGGTAGGGCATCTGAAAGCGGCCGATCAACATTTCGTCGAGGTTGGAGGAGCGGAACAATTGCGTTTCAAGGCGCAGGAATTTGCTGTCGATGCGATTGTCGTCCGGATGTCGCCGATAGATCAGCACATTGTTTTCGCCGTCCCGGATCTCGAGATGGGCGGCGGCGGCAATGCCGGGGCAGTTCGATTCATCCGCCACAAATCCGCAGACGCCGCTGTTATGAAGGCCCTGCTCCTTCAGCAAGGGACGATAGACGAAAGCGTCGATGGCGATATGATGCTCGGGATCGAGATGAACGATGATCCGCGGCGTCGCCGCCGGATTGTCCGGCATCAGCCAGCCGATGATCCTTTCGCCCATATCGTCGTCGATGCTGAATAACATTGGCTTCCCGGACTGCTCGGCGGCGCGGCGGCCGATAGGGCTCCGCTTCGCCAGATCGCGACGATTTTGGACGTTCATCCATCCAAAATCATGAAACATGATCGATTCCAACTATTTGGAGCATGACGCAGGTCCGCGAAGGTTTGCGGCGTTTTCGGCGTCATGTTCTTGATACCCGCTCTAATCCAGATGCATCCGGTCTCGAACCCCGGCGATCAGCAGCATCATTACGGCCCACAGCCCGAAGGCGCAGACGCCGACGAAGGCGACCGATCGGGCGCGGCGCGGATATTCCGCGATGTCCGGCTTTTGCGGCGGGACGAAGGCCGCGAGATAGACGTGCTGGCGCTCGGCTTCCTCACGCGCTTTCTCATAAGCAGCCAGCGCGACCTCAAGAAGACGCTGCGAGAAGCGGCGCTCCAGTTCCTGCTGTTCGAACAGCGAGATCGTTCTGGCGGCGGTTTTGGCCTCGCCATTCTGGCTGGTCATCGCCTCCGTCTGCGCCAGGATCTGCGCGTCGAGCGCCTTGATTTGCTCCACAAGCACCCTTTGTTGCGGCGCGTCTGATGAGACGATTATCAGATTGGCGTCGCGCTGGCGCTCCAGCGCAAGCTTTTCCTTGACGACGCCGAGCAGCGTCTTCGCCGCGAGATCGATCGTCACCTGCGGATCGACCGTTCCTTCCTGATTGCGCACGTCCCGGAGGCCTGTCAGGGCGGCGGCGTAGCGGACGCCGGCGCGCTCCACCTCCTGCTCGGCCATGGCGAGGGCGTCCTTGCGCGCCCGCTTGGCGACGTCGTCGATCATCCGTTCGGTCGCTTTTTGCAGCGCCTGCGCGATCGCCACCGCGTCGTCCGGGGTGAAGGCAAGGACGCGGACGAGGACGAGTCCGGAGACGCGATCCACATTGATGGAGATCATCGACTGCCAATAGTCCCACAGCCGGTCGTCATTGCCGGATGCGTCAAAGCGCGACAAAAAATCCGCCTGCGGGCGCGAAAACATGGTTCGCAAAGAGATGCTGGCGCCGAGGTCGCGGACCGCATTGCGGCTGCGCAAATAACTCGCCGCCATATAGGGCAGGCGCCCCATGTCGTTTTGCCCCCCCTTGCCGAGGAGCATCGAGACCATATCCTCATCAGGGACAAGATCGCTCGCCGTGCGGATGCTGAAGCGGAATTCGGCCGCATATTTGTCGGCGGCGACCAGCCCATAATAGACGCCGGCGAGCAGAATGGGCAGCAGAACGCAAAAGGCGAATGACAGTTGATGCCATCGCCACGAGCCGAACTGATCGATGGGAACTGAAACGCGGCGTAAATCCTCGCGCAGAACAAAATGCTCGACGGCGGATTCTTCCGCCGTCCCAGCCGGATGCCGGTCGTCTGGTTTGCGTTCGAGGTGCGTCTCGCTCATGCAAGCATCGCTTCGCCGGGAATCGGCTCCGATTCAAGAATTTGAGCGCATTCTTTTCGGTCAGACCGATTCAATCCGACCCGAATATGCTCCACCGCGTCACGCGAAGCAGCGGTCATCTCGCGTGATCGCGGACGCCCGCGACGGTCAGGGAGACGACCGACCAGATTGTCAAAGCGCCAATGAAAATCATCAGGATCGAGAAGCCGCGCCGAGGAAACAAAGAACTTTCTGGCGTCGTCGGGTCCTCGATGGAAACCAGATAGATATGATGGCGGTTGGCGTCTTCGCGCGCATTTTCAAGGAGCTTTTCGGCAACCTCAACCCTTTTTTCGGCGATATTTTTATCAACCTCCAGCCGGTCATAATCGGCGAGGGCGGCCGAAGCTGTCGTCGGATCGCCGCCGCCGGCGGTCATCCTGGCTTCGAGCGCGGCGACATGCGCCGACAGAATGGCGTGGTCGGATTCCAGAATCTTGATTTGAAGCGCGTCAGCGTCGAGCCCGCGGCGCGCGCTCGCCAGCTTCACTTCGACCTCGACCAGATCGCGGCGCAACTCCGCGACGGTTTCGCTTAAGGAGTGGGCGTCGTCGAGCGGGTCGATCGCCATTCGCACATTCCGGAACTGCTCGAGGCGCGCGCGATTCGCGGCGAGCTTGTCCATCGCTGCTTTCACCTCCGCCTCGCCGCGCTCGGTCAGGTCGCGGCGCATGCCATCGAGCAGCTGATTGATGATGATGTCGCAGCGGGCGCGAATGGCGGCTGCGAGACGGACGGAATCCGCGCGCGCGAAGGTTTTCACCCTGACGGTCACGATGCCGGAGGCGATCTCCACTTCCGGAACGACCGCCCGGCGCCAGTATCGCAGGAAATCCTCCCGCGATTGCGCGGGATTGAAGCGCGCGAGAAAGTCGGCGCCGGGGGAGCTGAATATGGCGCGCAGATCGATCTCCGGCGCGAGATCATCGACGACGGCCGGGCTGCGGATATAATCGGCGACAAGAAAAACGTCCTGATTGGCGTTGAGCGAGGCGAGCGTGCCAAGTCCGGACGCCGCCAGCGCGTCGCTGCCCGGCAGCGTTTCGGTCGCGCCGCGAACGGCGAATCTCATCTCAGAGATAAATTGATCCGACGCCAGAAACTGAAAATAGACGAAGCTCGCCGCGACGGGCAGAACCACAAGAATAACAAAGCTGCGCCAGAACAGCGCGCTATCGTACTCCTCGGCGTCTTGCGCCACGACGGCGCGGCCAAATCCCGGCCGCGCGCTGGCGGTTTTCACGGCGACGGCGGCAAAGCGGCGGATTGTCAGCCGAACGCTCGCCGGCACGCCGAAAACGCCCGCTTGAGCGCCCGGCTGCAAATGCGGGCCGGCCTGCCTTTCCGCCGCAACCTCTTGCCTGGTCTCGGCCATTACAGGGACCAATCGCCTCGCGGCCTCGGAGTCAAATGATCAAAGATTTCAGTGGAAAAACTGCATGGAGC contains these protein-coding regions:
- a CDS encoding capsule polysaccharide transporter, translating into MSETHLERKPDDRHPAGTAEESAVEHFVLREDLRRVSVPIDQFGSWRWHQLSFAFCVLLPILLAGVYYGLVAADKYAAEFRFSIRTASDLVPDEDMVSMLLGKGGQNDMGRLPYMAASYLRSRNAVRDLGASISLRTMFSRPQADFLSRFDASGNDDRLWDYWQSMISINVDRVSGLVLVRVLAFTPDDAVAIAQALQKATERMIDDVAKRARKDALAMAEQEVERAGVRYAAALTGLRDVRNQEGTVDPQVTIDLAAKTLLGVVKEKLALERQRDANLIIVSSDAPQQRVLVEQIKALDAQILAQTEAMTSQNGEAKTAARTISLFEQQELERRFSQRLLEVALAAYEKAREEAERQHVYLAAFVPPQKPDIAEYPRRARSVAFVGVCAFGLWAVMMLLIAGVRDRMHLD
- a CDS encoding capsule polysaccharide transporter → MAETRQEVAAERQAGPHLQPGAQAGVFGVPASVRLTIRRFAAVAVKTASARPGFGRAVVAQDAEEYDSALFWRSFVILVVLPVAASFVYFQFLASDQFISEMRFAVRGATETLPGSDALAASGLGTLASLNANQDVFLVADYIRSPAVVDDLAPEIDLRAIFSSPGADFLARFNPAQSREDFLRYWRRAVVPEVEIASGIVTVRVKTFARADSVRLAAAIRARCDIIINQLLDGMRRDLTERGEAEVKAAMDKLAANRARLEQFRNVRMAIDPLDDAHSLSETVAELRRDLVEVEVKLASARRGLDADALQIKILESDHAILSAHVAALEARMTAGGGDPTTASAALADYDRLEVDKNIAEKRVEVAEKLLENAREDANRHHIYLVSIEDPTTPESSLFPRRGFSILMIFIGALTIWSVVSLTVAGVRDHAR